A single Nisaea sp. DNA region contains:
- a CDS encoding phosphotransferase family protein has product MDAGIRAAVAEWLLSETGAEKTTITGAKLLSGGAIQENWLLDLVVRGGRLDGLEQAVLRTDAASGVDESHGRVEEFRLLSVGFEAGMTVPEPLVLEPTGSITGKPFYVMHKAGGTANPRMLTRDAALDPHRTGLARQIGREMARLHRIQPPRPELDFLGDAPANPAAQRISELYSFLDSLPKAYPALEWGLRWLELNRPAPSPAVLCHRDFRTGNYMVADGKLTGVLDWEFAGWSDPLEDVGWFCARCWRFGSDAREAGGIGSRDDLYAGYEAEAGSAPDWSLVPYWEVLATVRWGAIALLQGERHNSGAERSIELALTGRKAAEMELDILQQIDEIERTRANV; this is encoded by the coding sequence ATGGATGCAGGAATACGCGCCGCAGTAGCTGAATGGCTGCTGTCTGAAACGGGCGCTGAAAAAACCACCATTACCGGCGCCAAACTACTGTCCGGCGGCGCCATCCAGGAAAACTGGCTGCTGGATCTGGTTGTCCGAGGAGGACGGCTCGACGGACTGGAACAGGCCGTTCTGCGCACCGATGCGGCCTCAGGCGTGGATGAAAGTCATGGAAGGGTGGAAGAATTTCGCCTGCTGTCCGTGGGATTCGAGGCAGGAATGACTGTACCCGAACCACTCGTCCTTGAGCCGACAGGCTCGATCACCGGCAAACCTTTCTATGTCATGCACAAGGCGGGCGGCACGGCCAATCCCCGCATGCTCACACGCGATGCCGCCCTCGACCCGCACCGCACCGGCCTCGCCAGGCAGATCGGCCGGGAGATGGCCCGGCTACACCGTATCCAGCCGCCCCGCCCGGAATTGGATTTCCTTGGCGACGCTCCGGCCAATCCAGCCGCCCAGCGGATTTCCGAGCTCTACAGCTTCCTCGACAGCCTGCCGAAGGCCTATCCGGCTCTGGAGTGGGGGCTGCGCTGGCTGGAGTTGAACCGCCCGGCACCAAGCCCGGCCGTGCTCTGCCACCGGGATTTCCGCACCGGGAACTACATGGTCGCTGACGGCAAGCTGACCGGGGTTCTGGATTGGGAGTTCGCCGGGTGGAGCGATCCGCTGGAGGATGTCGGCTGGTTCTGCGCCCGGTGCTGGCGCTTTGGCTCCGACGCGCGCGAGGCAGGTGGCATCGGCAGCCGAGACGACCTTTATGCCGGGTATGAGGCAGAGGCTGGCTCGGCCCCGGACTGGTCCCTTGTTCCCTACTGGGAAGTGCTTGCCACTGTGCGCTGGGGCGCTATCGCGCTGCTTCAGGGCGAACGACACAATTCAGGCGCCGAACGATCCATCGAACTCGCGCTCACCGGACGGAAAGCAGCCGAGATGGAGCTCGATATCCTGCAGCAGATCGACGAAATCGAAAGGACCCGTGCCAATGTTTGA
- a CDS encoding methylglyoxal synthase: protein MKQRKRIGLIAHDARKPALRAFVHAHRDRFAGHDLYATGTTGKVIAEDTGLEVHCLKSGPLGGDQQMGARIAEGGLDILLFFTDPMTSMPHDVDVKALLRLCTLYNVVLACNQASADFVLGSPFFDTDYEAAEPDNEGYLNRVLP, encoded by the coding sequence ATGAAGCAACGCAAGCGCATCGGGCTGATTGCCCACGATGCCCGCAAGCCAGCCCTCAGAGCTTTTGTGCATGCCCACAGGGACCGGTTCGCCGGTCACGATCTCTACGCCACCGGGACGACGGGGAAGGTTATCGCCGAGGATACCGGGCTTGAGGTTCACTGCCTGAAAAGCGGTCCGCTCGGCGGCGACCAGCAGATGGGGGCGCGGATCGCGGAAGGTGGGCTCGACATCCTGCTCTTCTTCACGGACCCGATGACATCCATGCCGCACGATGTGGATGTGAAGGCGCTGCTCCGGCTCTGCACGCTCTACAATGTCGTGCTTGCCTGTAATCAGGCGAGTGCCGATTTTGTGCTCGGCAGCCCTTTTTTCGACACTGACTATGAAGCGGCTGAACCCGATAATGAAGGCTATCTCAACCGGGTGCTTCCCTGA
- a CDS encoding dual specificity protein phosphatase family protein → MEHYGATEIPVPGTSGTLFLGPVPKDEEAVGGIAKSGVDAVLSLATAEELSEHGVPNMQDIFLQHALSWTHFPIRDFDIPSETDTRAWSALETILAERLKTGGRVLIHCRAGFGRSGMIAARLLMACGSTPDDAVKTVRDARPGTIETPAQLDWARNAGASG, encoded by the coding sequence ATGGAACATTATGGTGCGACAGAAATTCCGGTTCCCGGGACATCAGGAACCCTCTTTCTCGGCCCAGTGCCGAAGGATGAGGAAGCGGTTGGCGGGATAGCCAAGTCGGGTGTTGATGCCGTCCTCTCGCTGGCAACCGCGGAGGAGCTCTCCGAACACGGCGTGCCGAACATGCAGGATATATTCCTGCAGCATGCGTTGAGCTGGACACATTTCCCGATCAGGGATTTCGATATTCCATCGGAAACCGACACGAGGGCCTGGTCCGCCCTGGAGACCATTCTGGCTGAACGCCTGAAAACCGGTGGCCGTGTCCTGATCCACTGCCGGGCCGGTTTCGGCCGCAGCGGCATGATCGCCGCCAGATTGCTTATGGCTTGCGGCTCAACACCGGACGACGCGGTCAAAACGGTGCGTGATGCGCGCCCGGGTACCATCGAAACGCCGGCGCAACTGGACTGGGCCAGAAACGCCGGCGCCTCAGGTTAG
- a CDS encoding ABC transporter ATP-binding protein gives MPITSEAGPMPLISVTDLDVRFGADDEIVHAVRGVSFNVAEGETFGLVGESGSGKSTVLRAMSGLNADWTGTIEIGGTRLGQVRGKPFYKRVQMVFQDPYGSLHPRHTVDRILSEPCQIHGMSDIDNRVSDVLVAVGLGPTFRFRYPHQLSGGQRQRVAIARALILEPEILLLDEPTSALDVSVQAEILNLLQRLKQERGLTFVLVSHDLAVIAHMCDRLAVMNAGRIVEELTVAQLRASEPSEAYTRQLLKASLGYDRTAAAGMESFD, from the coding sequence ATGCCTATTACAAGTGAGGCTGGCCCCATGCCGCTGATTTCCGTAACAGATCTCGATGTCCGCTTCGGCGCAGATGACGAGATCGTGCATGCCGTACGAGGCGTTTCCTTCAATGTCGCGGAGGGCGAAACCTTTGGGTTGGTCGGCGAGTCCGGCTCCGGTAAATCCACCGTCCTGCGCGCCATGAGCGGCCTCAATGCAGACTGGACGGGCACCATCGAGATCGGCGGCACCCGCCTCGGCCAGGTACGCGGCAAACCGTTCTACAAGCGCGTCCAGATGGTGTTTCAGGACCCCTATGGCTCGCTGCATCCGCGCCATACTGTCGACCGTATCCTGAGCGAGCCCTGCCAGATCCACGGCATGAGCGATATCGACAACCGGGTGAGCGACGTTCTTGTCGCGGTCGGCCTGGGTCCCACTTTCCGGTTCCGCTACCCGCACCAGCTTTCGGGTGGCCAGCGTCAGCGCGTTGCCATCGCCCGGGCTCTGATACTGGAGCCGGAGATCCTTCTGCTGGACGAGCCGACCTCCGCGCTCGACGTGTCGGTACAGGCGGAGATCCTGAACCTGTTGCAACGCCTGAAACAGGAACGCGGCCTGACTTTCGTGCTGGTCAGCCACGATCTCGCCGTGATCGCCCACATGTGTGACCGGCTCGCCGTGATGAATGCCGGACGTATCGTTGAGGAGCTGACAGTCGCCCAGCTCCGCGCGTCGGAGCCAAGCGAGGCCTATACACGCCAGCTCCTCAAGGCCAGCCTTGGGTATGACCGCACAGCGGCAGCGGGCATGGAGTCGTTCGATTGA
- a CDS encoding RidA family protein gives MDIKRYRTGERMSQVVVHGNTVYTAGQVAQNAPGASVADQTKDILANLDALLAEAGTDKSKLLTATIWLNSMDDFAEMNAVWDGWVVAGSTPCRACVESPKLASPKYTVEIMAIAAL, from the coding sequence ATGGATATCAAGCGTTATCGCACGGGCGAGCGGATGAGTCAGGTCGTGGTCCACGGCAACACGGTCTATACGGCAGGCCAGGTCGCCCAGAACGCACCGGGTGCCAGTGTCGCCGATCAGACCAAGGATATCCTGGCGAACCTGGATGCTCTGCTTGCTGAGGCCGGCACCGACAAATCGAAGCTGCTGACCGCGACGATCTGGCTGAACTCGATGGATGATTTCGCCGAGATGAATGCTGTCTGGGACGGCTGGGTGGTGGCGGGTTCGACCCCCTGCCGTGCTTGCGTCGAGTCTCCGAAGCTGGCCAGCCCGAAATACACCGTCGAGATCATGGCGATCGCGGCGCTCTGA
- a CDS encoding ABC transporter ATP-binding protein, whose translation MSDANGGKDGALLTVEDLSVRFHTRTGIVDAVRNISFSVGREKVGIVGESGSGKTMTGRSVLRLIRPPGEITAKRMEFDGHDLLTLSEKQMRDIRGDRISMVMQDPKYSLNPVMTIGEQIAEAYRVHTGASFRDAKVRAAEMLAAVKIRDPERVLSLYPHEVSGGMGQRIMIAMMLIPDPDLMIADEPTSALDVTVQMQVLAIIDDLVTQRGMGLMFISHDLNLVASFCDRVIIMYAGQIVETCKASELDQAKHPYTRGLLNSLPRLDREPGPLPVLERQESWKTEPGVDAYYK comes from the coding sequence ATGAGTGACGCGAACGGCGGCAAGGACGGCGCCCTGCTGACCGTCGAGGATCTTTCGGTCCGCTTCCACACCCGCACCGGCATCGTTGATGCAGTGCGCAATATCAGCTTCTCCGTCGGCCGGGAAAAAGTCGGCATCGTCGGCGAGTCCGGCTCCGGCAAGACCATGACTGGACGTTCTGTTCTGAGACTGATCCGGCCCCCGGGAGAGATCACCGCAAAGCGCATGGAGTTCGATGGGCACGACCTGCTGACACTCAGTGAAAAGCAGATGCGGGATATTCGGGGTGACCGGATTTCCATGGTCATGCAGGATCCGAAATATTCCCTGAACCCTGTGATGACCATCGGCGAGCAGATCGCCGAGGCCTACCGGGTCCATACCGGCGCCTCTTTCCGGGATGCGAAAGTACGGGCAGCCGAGATGCTGGCCGCAGTGAAAATCCGCGATCCGGAGCGCGTGCTCTCCCTCTATCCGCACGAGGTGTCAGGCGGCATGGGCCAGCGCATCATGATCGCCATGATGCTGATCCCCGACCCGGATTTGATGATCGCGGACGAGCCGACATCGGCGCTCGACGTCACCGTGCAGATGCAGGTGCTGGCAATTATAGACGATCTCGTTACCCAGCGCGGCATGGGACTGATGTTCATCTCCCACGACCTCAATCTGGTCGCCTCCTTCTGCGACCGCGTGATCATCATGTATGCCGGCCAGATCGTGGAAACCTGCAAGGCAAGCGAGCTGGATCAGGCGAAACATCCCTATACCCGCGGATTGCTCAATTCATTGCCGCGCCTTGACCGTGAGCCCGGCCCGCTGCCGGTGCTGGAACGTCAGGAAAGCTGGAAGACGGAGCCCGGTGTCGATGCCTATTACAAGTGA
- a CDS encoding RraA family protein: MSDITLADLRKLTEWDTPTICNGLEVVTPERRTIGFTTTPLVALDPSLPPICGYARTATMRAVTPPQGDAKAIRAAYYTYVADGALPRIVVLQDLDPEPGFGAFWGEVNTNIHKGLGCLGCVTNGSFRDVDASAPGFQILGGKVGPSHGWVHPVDFGVPVNVGGMAVNHDDIIHADRHGAVVVPAEAVKKLPEAIALLERKEKVILDAAKSPDFDIDKLKAAMAGSAEIH, translated from the coding sequence ATGTCCGATATCACCTTAGCCGATCTGCGCAAGCTGACGGAGTGGGATACCCCCACGATCTGCAACGGCCTCGAGGTCGTCACACCGGAGCGCCGGACCATAGGCTTCACGACCACGCCGCTGGTCGCGCTCGATCCATCCCTGCCCCCGATCTGCGGCTATGCCCGCACCGCCACGATGCGCGCCGTCACACCGCCTCAAGGCGATGCCAAAGCCATCCGTGCTGCCTATTACACCTATGTTGCGGATGGCGCACTGCCCCGCATCGTGGTGTTGCAGGATCTCGACCCGGAGCCCGGTTTTGGTGCTTTCTGGGGTGAGGTGAACACCAATATCCACAAGGGTCTCGGCTGCCTCGGCTGCGTTACCAACGGATCGTTCCGCGATGTCGATGCCTCGGCGCCCGGCTTCCAGATCCTCGGCGGCAAGGTCGGCCCGAGCCATGGATGGGTTCATCCCGTCGATTTCGGTGTGCCGGTGAATGTTGGCGGCATGGCGGTCAATCACGACGATATCATTCATGCGGACCGGCATGGTGCCGTGGTGGTACCCGCTGAAGCAGTCAAGAAGCTGCCGGAGGCGATCGCCCTGCTGGAGCGGAAAGAGAAGGTCATTCTCGATGCCGCCAAGTCACCGGATTTCGACATCGACAAGCTGAAGGCCGCAATGGCCGGCTCCGCCGAAATCCACTGA
- a CDS encoding hydroxyacid dehydrogenase encodes MNKFHVLIVDKLNDAGQSQFDARDDVKTTVLQFATEEELIAHAGDIDAIAVQTTKIPRAVIEAAPNLKVVSRHGVGYDSVDVAALTERGIPLCVAATSNAVSVAEHTMYFILALAKRSVEFDHATRNDNFWIKRQMGAQDIADKSLLLVGFGRIGTRVAKRALAFDMKVSVIDPFVDDETIKAAGCTPVKYLDAVLPQMDFVSLHCPKSPETVNLMGKAQFAAMKPTAHVINTARGGMVDEDALYDALTSGAIAGAGIDVFASEPPKPEHPLFQLDNIIVSPHSAGVTEQSILRMASQTAENVLNVLDGKPNPDTVINKEVL; translated from the coding sequence ATGAACAAGTTTCATGTGCTGATCGTCGACAAGCTCAACGACGCCGGTCAATCCCAGTTCGACGCCCGCGACGACGTCAAAACCACGGTCCTGCAATTTGCCACCGAAGAAGAGCTGATCGCTCATGCTGGTGATATCGATGCCATTGCGGTCCAGACTACGAAGATCCCGCGCGCGGTGATCGAGGCGGCTCCCAACCTCAAGGTCGTCTCCCGCCACGGCGTCGGATACGATTCCGTCGATGTCGCGGCCCTTACCGAACGCGGCATTCCGCTATGCGTTGCCGCCACCTCAAACGCTGTGTCGGTGGCCGAGCACACAATGTATTTCATTTTGGCCCTGGCCAAGAGAAGCGTCGAGTTCGACCATGCCACACGGAACGACAATTTCTGGATCAAGCGCCAGATGGGCGCCCAGGACATTGCCGACAAGTCCCTGCTGCTGGTCGGCTTCGGCCGGATCGGTACCCGCGTTGCCAAGCGGGCGCTGGCCTTCGACATGAAGGTTTCGGTCATCGATCCCTTTGTCGATGACGAGACGATCAAGGCTGCAGGCTGCACCCCGGTAAAATATCTGGACGCGGTATTGCCACAGATGGATTTCGTCTCCCTGCACTGCCCGAAGAGCCCGGAAACGGTGAACCTCATGGGCAAGGCACAGTTCGCAGCGATGAAGCCGACCGCACATGTGATCAACACTGCACGCGGCGGCATGGTGGACGAGGATGCGCTGTACGACGCACTGACTTCCGGCGCCATCGCCGGGGCCGGCATCGACGTCTTCGCCAGCGAGCCGCCGAAACCCGAGCACCCCCTGTTCCAGCTCGACAACATCATCGTCAGCCCGCACAGCGCCGGCGTGACCGAACAATCAATCCTGCGGATGGCAAGCCAGACAGCGGAGAACGTTCTCAACGTGCTCGACGGCAAGCCAAACCCGGACACCGTCATCAACAAAGAAGTGCTCTAG
- a CDS encoding DUF6285 domain-containing protein: MFEAPGRKALIETALAAFQDDILPALDGDRKYLGLMIASALATAARELDTDADPGSIQRILDGFASLYGEDNVARAGYEPEMKLDMLSRDLARELREGLYDTALTGPVHALLTVLTEEKLKLSNPKFLAAREYSQPTPN, encoded by the coding sequence ATGTTTGAAGCTCCCGGCAGAAAGGCCCTGATCGAGACCGCGCTCGCCGCTTTCCAGGACGACATTCTGCCCGCCCTCGACGGTGACAGGAAATATCTCGGCCTGATGATTGCGAGCGCGCTTGCCACTGCGGCCCGTGAGCTGGACACGGATGCGGACCCCGGTTCCATCCAGCGCATTCTTGACGGGTTTGCCAGCCTTTACGGCGAGGACAATGTTGCGCGGGCAGGATACGAACCTGAAATGAAGCTCGACATGCTGTCGCGGGACCTTGCCCGAGAGCTCCGCGAAGGCCTCTATGACACTGCCCTCACCGGCCCTGTTCATGCCCTTCTGACCGTCCTCACAGAAGAAAAGCTCAAGCTTTCCAACCCAAAATTTCTGGCTGCGCGCGAATATTCGCAGCCGACACCCAACTGA
- a CDS encoding HpcH/HpaI aldolase family protein, with amino-acid sequence MKTRLKDCLKDGRGAINGWLSIPNTFTAEIFAMQDFDSITIDLQHGLVDYQSAVSMLQAMSASDATPMVRPPWLEPGIIMKLLDAGALGIICPMVNNRADAESFVGACNYVPDGYRSSGPIRAGMIYGTDYHNQANKTIVTLAMVETEEALANVAEIAATPGLTGLYIGPSDLSISLGHKPGLDRTEPEMLEAIDKILAAAKAAGIKAGIHCLENSYAKNMLAKGFDLVTLANDVRLLASAISATVGGMRA; translated from the coding sequence ATGAAAACACGACTGAAGGACTGCCTGAAGGACGGCCGCGGCGCGATCAACGGCTGGCTTTCCATTCCGAACACCTTCACCGCAGAAATCTTCGCGATGCAGGATTTCGATTCCATCACCATCGATCTGCAGCACGGCCTGGTCGATTACCAGTCAGCCGTCAGCATGCTTCAGGCAATGAGCGCATCAGATGCGACACCGATGGTCCGCCCGCCCTGGCTGGAGCCCGGCATCATCATGAAGCTGCTGGATGCCGGCGCGCTCGGCATCATCTGCCCCATGGTGAACAATCGTGCGGACGCGGAATCCTTCGTCGGCGCCTGTAATTACGTGCCCGACGGATACCGTTCCTCCGGCCCGATCCGCGCAGGAATGATCTATGGCACCGACTATCACAACCAGGCGAACAAGACGATCGTCACCCTGGCGATGGTGGAGACGGAAGAGGCGCTGGCGAATGTCGCCGAGATCGCAGCGACGCCGGGCCTGACCGGGCTGTATATCGGTCCAAGCGATCTTTCCATCTCGCTCGGTCACAAGCCAGGACTGGACCGTACCGAACCGGAAATGCTGGAAGCCATCGACAAGATCCTTGCCGCTGCCAAGGCGGCCGGAATCAAGGCGGGCATCCACTGCCTCGAGAACAGCTACGCCAAGAACATGCTCGCCAAGGGCTTTGATCTGGTGACGCTGGCCAATGACGTGCGGCTCCTCGCCTCCGCTATCAGCGCTACCGTGGGCGGCATGCGTGCCTGA